The Populus trichocarpa isolate Nisqually-1 chromosome 11, P.trichocarpa_v4.1, whole genome shotgun sequence genome has a segment encoding these proteins:
- the LOC7462317 gene encoding protein RICE SALT SENSITIVE 3 has translation MVGSGGADRSKEAVGMMALHEALRSVCLNSDWTYSVFWTIRPRPRVRSGNGCKVGDDNGSLMLMWEDGFCRGRVGDCLEEIDGEDPVRKSFGKMSIQLYNYGEGLMGKVASDKCHKWVFKEPTECEPNISNYWQSSFDALPPEWTDQFDSGIQTIAVIQAGHGLLQLGSSKIIPEDLHFVLRMRHAFESLGYQSGSYLSQLFSPTRNTSSSSLPTKQSAIPTRPPPPLFNWSQRPLPSAASLLSSPNFQNHAARLGFPQAKDEPHMFTLPHSSETRVEEITGEHENDIKWPNGLSFFNALTGRADNAKLLFSPESLGNKGDQNHHPLILEGKSPNPNSDASNMNNSDVMNPNEFLSLDSHPDSARKMENKYKRSFTFPARMTSSSSSTSIDHHQHQAVDYRNPEPGVYSDIMETFLE, from the exons ATGGTGGGCTCAGGAGGAGCAGATAGGAGCAAAGAAGCTGTTGGGATGATGGCCCTTCATGAGGCCCTTAGAAGCGTCTGTCTCAACTCAGACTGGACTTACTCTGTCTTCTGGACGATTCGTCCTCGCCC AAGAGTTAGAAGTGGTAATGGTTGCAAGGTCGGAGATGACAATGGAAGCTT GATGTTAATGTGGGAAGATGGGTTTTGCCGGGGAAGAGTTGGAGACTGTTTGGAAGAAATTGATGGAGAGGATCCTGTCAGGAAATCATTCGGCAAAATGTCCATTCAGCTATATAATTATGGAGAAGG GTTAATGGGAAAGGTTGCTTCAGATAAGTGTCACAAATGGGTCTTCAAAGAACCTACTGAATGTGAACCAAATATTTCCAACTACTGGCAGAGTTCTTTTGATGCT CTTCCTCCGGAATGGACAGATCAATTTGATTCTGGTATTCAG ACCATTGCTGTCATACAAGCTGGCCATGGCCTTCTGCAACTGGGCTCCAGCAAGATT ATACCTGAAGACCTTCATTTTGTACTAAGAATGAGGCATGCATTTGAATCTCTGGGCTACCAATCTGGTTCTTACCTCTCCCAGCTCTTTTCACCTACCAGAAACACTTCCTCTTCTTCATTACCTACTAAGCAATCTGCAATTCCAACCCGCCCACCACCGCCACTTTTCAACTGGAGTCAAAGGCCACTTCCATCTGCTGCTTCTTTGCTGTCTTCACCGAATTTTCAAAACCATGCAGCTAGACTTggatttccacaagccaaagatgAACCCCATATGTTTACCCTTCCCCATTCATCCGAAACCCGAGTGGAAGAGATTACGGGAGAGCATGAAAATGACATCAAATGGCCTAATGGGCTGTCTTTCTTCAATGCTCTCACTGGAAGGGCAGACAATGCCAAGCTTTTGTTTAGCCCTGAGAGCTTAGGAAACAAAGGAGACCAAAATCACCACCCTCTTATCCTTGAAGGGAAGAGTCCAAATCCAAATTCAGATGCTTCAAATATGAATAATTCTGATGTTATGAACCCCAATGAGTTCTTGAGTTTGGATAGCCATCCAGATAGTGCAAGGAAAATGGAAAACAAGTACAAAAGGAGCTTCACTTTTCCTGCAAGAATGACTTCGTCATCTTCTTCGACATCTATTGATCATCATCAGCACCAAGCTGTGGATTACCGGAACCCTGAACCTGGGGTGTATTCAGACATCATGGAGACTTTCTTGGAGTGA